A window of Juglans regia cultivar Chandler chromosome 7, Walnut 2.0, whole genome shotgun sequence contains these coding sequences:
- the LOC109011028 gene encoding phospholipase D beta 2-like, with amino-acid sequence MDNYGSSSSSSSSSYPNHNPYAYPPPPYPPPSPDPYHPPPYPYPYDSAHSYPYAYPPPDSTSHSGPLDHHHHPPPPPPHPYPYPHAPISESAPHLTLQDHSSFQYGSSPYHYQQSGPYPSPEIPLQVPSRADSFSNYHQQHSSSSIGIGSSVNVDGVNYSTVSHTSAYAPLDNLLSNVHLYDNHPTAPASPPAPSVPPLTSAPSSTRYDRPGDFYGYPGHSFSSTSDGSYSSQIDSSEHSAYGHLSSFDGSQHSQSLQIVPQQNKGSLKVLLLHGNLDIWVYHAENLPNMDMFHRTLGDVFTKFPGNANNEVEVHTDNKITSDPYVSLSVSNAVIGRTFVISNSENPVWKQHFYAPVAHCAAEVHFVVKDSDVVGSQLMGVVAIPVEQIYSGVKVEGTFPILNGSGKPCNPGAALKLSIQYTPIEKLSIYHQGVGAGPDYHGVPGTYFPLRKSGTVTLYQDAHVPDGSLPNLKLDGGMHFVHGKCWHDIFYAIRQARRLIYITGWSVWHKVKLIRDADQASNFTLGDLLKSKSQEGVRVLLLIWDDPTSRNILGYKADGIMQTHDEETRRFFKNSSVQVLLCPRIAGKRHSWIKQREVETIYTHHQKTVIVDSDAGNNRRKIIAFVGGLDLCDGRYDTPQHPIFRTLQTVHKEDYHNPTYTGNVDGCPREPWHDLHSRIDGPAAYDVLTNFEERWLKAAKPHGIKKLKMSYDDALLRLERIPDIVGLSNVPCTSENDPEAWHVQIFRSIDSNSVSGFPKDPKEAPAKNLVCGKNVLIDMSIHTAYVKAIRAAQHFIYIENQYFIGSSYNWSSNKDVGANNLIPMEIALKIADKIRANERFSVYIVIPMWPEGVPTGAATQRILFWQNKTMQMMYETIYKALEEAGLEGAFSPQDYLNFFCLGNREAIDGYDTTSSGGHTAASSPQALSKKSRRFMIYVHSKGMIVDDEYVILGSANINQRSMEGTRDTEIAMGAYQPHHTWARKASNPLGQIYGYRMSLWAEHTGGIEDCFTQPESLECVRKVRSLGEMNWKQFAADEVTEMRGHLLKYPVEVDHKGKVRPLPGCETFPDVGGSIVGSFLAIQENLTI; translated from the exons ATGGATAATTACGGTTCatcgtcgtcgtcatcatcatcttcatacccAAACCACAATCCCTATGCATACCCTCCTCCTCCATACCCACCACCAAGTCCAGATCCATATCATCCCCCTCCTTATCCCTACCCATATGATTCCGCTCATTCTTACCCTTATGCATACCCGCCGCCGGATTCGACCTCCCATTCTGGCCCTTTAGACCATCATCACCATCCTCCTCCGCCTCCTCCCCATCCATACCCATATCCACATGCTCCAATTTCCGAGAGTGCTCCTCATCTAACCCTTCAAGACCATAGTAGTTTTCAATATGGCTCTTCTCCTTACCATTATCAACAATCCGGCCCATACCCATCTCCCGAAATCCCACTTCAAGTCCCTTCTCGTGCCGATAGCTTCTCCAACTATCACCAGCAGCATAGTTCAAGTTCTATAGGAATTGGATCATCCGTTAATGTGGATGGTGTTAATTATTCCACTGTTTCTCACACTTCTGCTTACGCACCTTTGGATAATCTTTTGAGCAATGTGCATTTGTATGATAATCACCCTACTGCCCCGGCTTCACCCCCTGCTCCTTCAGTGCCACCATTGACGAGTGCCCCTTCTAGTACGAGGTACGATAGGCCTGGGGACTTTTATGGCTATCCTGGTCACTCGTTTTCGAGTACTTCGGACGGTTCTTATTCAAGTCAGATTGATTCATCTGAACATTCTGCTTACGGCCACTTGAGCTCATTCGATGGGTCGCAGCATAGTCAGTCCTTGCAGATTGTGCCACAGCAGAATAAAGGATCTTTGAAGGTGTTGCTCTTACACGGGAATTTAGATATTTGGGTTTACCATGCGGAAAATCTTCCGAATATGGACATGTTCCATAGAACTTTGGGGGATGTTTTTACGAAATTTCCAGGGAATGCAAACAATGAAGTTGAAGTCCACACGGATAATAAGATCACCAGTGATCCATATGTTTCACTATCAGTATCGAATGCTGTAATTGGCAGGACTTTTGTGATTAGTAATAGCGAAAATCCTGTTTGGAAGCAACATTTCTATGCTCCTGTCGCACATTGCGCCGCTGAAGTGCATTTTGTGGTTAAAGATAGTGATGTGGTGGGGTCACAGCTTATGGGAGTCGTGGCAATTCCCGTGGAACAGATATATTCGGGGGTAAAGGTTGAAGGAACCTTCCCAATCTTGAATGGTAGCGGGAAGCCTTGTAATCCCGGAGCAGCCTTGAAGCTTTCGATTCAGTACACTCCAATTGAAAAATTGAGCATTTATCATCAAGGAGTGGGGGCAGGCCCTGATTATCACGGAGTTCCTGGAACATACTTTCCTCTCAGGAAAAGTGGAACGGTAACGCTTTATCAAGATGCCCATGTTCCAGATGGATCCCTTCCAAACCTGAAGCTCGATGGAGGGATGCACTTTGTGCATGGAAAGTGCTGGCATGACATTTTTTATGCAATACGCCAGGCCCGTCGTTTGATTTACATTACAGGTTGGTCTGTGTGGCACAAAGTTAAACTGATTCGGGATGCTGATCAAGCTTCAAATTTCACGCTGGGAGATCTTCTGAAGTCCAAGTCCCAGGAAGGAGTAAGAGTGTTGCTTCTTATCTGGGATGATCCGACCTCGAGGAACATTTTGGGTTATAAAGCA GATGGAATCATGCAAACCCATGATGAGGAAACTCGTCGTTTCTTTAAGAACTCTTCTGTGCAAGTGCTTCTTTGTCCCCGCATTGCTGGAAAGCGACATAGTTGGATCAAGCAAAGA GAAGTCGAAACAATCTATACACACCATCAAAAAACTGTAATTGTGGATTCCGATGCTGGCAACAATAGAAGGAAGATAATAGCTTTTGTTGGAGGACTTGATTTATGTGATGGCCGATATGATACTCCACAGCATCCAATATTTCGAACTCTCCAAACAGTGCATAAGGAAGACTATCACAACCCTACTTACACG GGTAATGTTGATGGTTGTCCACGAGAGCCATGGCATGATTTGCACTCTAGAATTGATGGTCCAGCGGCATATGACGTTCTGACCAACTTCGAGGAACGCTGGTTAAAGGCTGCAAAACCTCATGGgattaaaaaactcaaaatgtCATATGATGATGCCTTGCTCAGGTTAGAAAGAATTCCAGACATTGTTGGACTGTCTAATGTTCCTTGCACTAGTGAGAATGATCCAGAAGCTTGGCATGTTCAG ATTTTTCGTTCCATTGATTCCAATTCTGTTAGTGGCTTCCCAAAGGATCCAAAAGAAGCCCCAGCCAAG AACCTGGTGTGTGGGAAGAATGTGCTGATTGACATGAGCATACACACGGCATATGTTAAGGCCATTCGTGCTGCGCAGCATTTCATTTATATAGAGAATCAGTATTTCATTGGATCTTCGTACAATTGGAGTTCAAATAAAGATGTAG GTGCTAACAATTTGATCCCAATGGAAATTGCCCTTAAGATTGCCGATAAAATTAGAGCAAATGAGAGATTTTCCGTATATATAGTTATCCCAATGTGGCCAGAAGGTGTTCCTACTGGTGCTGCTACTCAAAGAATTCTATTTTGGCAG AACAAAACAATGCAAATGATGTATGAGACTATCTACAAGGCTTTGGAGGAGGCTGGGCTTGAGGGCGCATTTTCACCACAAGACTATCTGAACTTCTTTTGTCTTGGCAATCGTGAGGCCATAGACGGTTATGACACCACTTCCTCTGGGGGTCATACTGCAGCTAGCTCTCCTCAG GCACTGAGCAAAAAAAGTCGACGATTTATGATTTATGTTCATTCAAAGGGCATGATAGTCGATGATGAATATGTAATATTGGGTTCTGCAAACATCAACCAGCGCTCCATGGAGGGCACAAGGGACACTGAGATTGCAATGGGAGCATATCAACCTCATCATACTTGGGCAAGAAAAGCTTCTAATCCGCTCGGACAG ATTTATGGATACAGGATGTCATTATGGGCGGAGCATACTGGAGGTATTGAGGACTGCTTCACACAACCAGAGTCTCTGGAATGCGTTAGAAAAGTTAGATCACTGGGAGAGATGAACTGGAAACAATTTGCTGCTGATGAGGTGACGGAGATGAGGGGCCACCTATTGAAGTACCCAGTTGAAGTTGATCATAAGGGCAAGGTGAGGCCCCTTCCCGGATGTGAAACTTTCCCAGATGTTGGAGGAAGTATTGTGGGTTCCTTTCTTGCCATTCAGGAGAATTTAACCATCTGA